The DNA segment TCGCATTATCTGATCCCGTCCGTGCCGCCGTTGCATCGCGGTAAACCGCGTATCTGGCAACTGGTGCCGGAACAGGATCTGGCGTGGCATGCCGGTATCAGCTTCTGGCGCGGCGCGACGCGCATCAACGACACCTCGATTGGCATTGAGCTGGAAAATCGCGGCTGGCAAAAATCGGCGGGTGATAAATATTTTGCCCCGTTTGAGCCTGCGCAGATTCAGGCGCTGATACCGCTGGCGAAAGACATCATCGCCCGTTATGACATCAAGCCACAGAACGTGGTCGCGCATGCGGATATCGCTCCGCAGCGAAAAGACGATCCCGGTCCGCTGTTTCCCTGGCGAGCGCTGGCAGAGCAGGGTATTGGCGCCTGGCCTGATGCGCAGCGGGTAAATTTCTACCTCGCTGGACGGGCGCCGCACGCGCCCGTTGAGATGGCGTCACTGCTGGATCTGTTGTCGCGTTATGGTTATGAGGTGAAGCCTGAAATGACCGCGCGTGAACAGCAGCGCGTCGTGATGGCGTTTCAGATGCACTTCCGCCCGACGTTGTGGAATGGCGTTGCCGATGCTGAAACGCAGGCGATTGCTGAGGCGTTACTGGAAAAGTATGGGCAAGGTTAGCGATGCAGTTTTCCGTGGTCGCGCAGCCACGCGGCCGTTTGCACAATGCCTTCATCCAGCGTCACCACTGGCTTATACCCCAGTTCCGCTTCGGCGCGGCTGATATCCAGCGTAAAATCGAAATTCAGCTTCGACACCCCGTAGTGGGTTAACGCCGGTTCTTTGGCAGACTTATTGCCAAAGTGCTCCAGGCTACGGGCAATCATATCCAGCATCGGATAGGGCACAGAGCGGATCCGACAGTGAATATTCAGTTCATCAATTAGCTTTTGCACGATACTGCGCAGGGATCTGGGTTCGCCGTTAGTGATGTTGTACACCCGACCGGACGGCAGGCTGTCGCACAGTTCCTGGCTCGCCAGCCACATCGCGTGGATTGCGTTCTCATAGTAGGTCATATCGACCATCGCACTGCCGCCGTGCGGCAACAGCACGCTGCCGTAATGGTGCATCATGTGTGCCAGACGGGGGATAAACACTTTGTCGTGTGGGCCAAACAGGCTCTGTGGGCGCAGCACCGTAAACCGGGTCTGTGGATTCGCCTGGGCCAGCAGGCTGATGACCTCTTCCCCGGCAGCTTTGCTGCGGGCAAATTCGTTGGCAAAGCGGTGCGGGCGAAAATCTTCTTTGATATCGCGATGATGGTGATAATCGAAATAAAGCGATGGAGAGGAGATATGAACAAAGTTACGCACGCCCCATGCGACGGCCCATTCGCCAAGACGGCGGGTCGCACGAACGTTTGCCAGATCAAAGGCTTCCTGAGTTCCCCAGGGTGAGGTGAAACTTGAGCAGTGCCACAGCGTATCGATGCCCGCAAGCATAACCTTCGCCTGCGAAGAGACCAGCTCGGTCAAATCCGCATGCACAAACTCCGCGCCCATTTTTTCGAGCAGTTTACCCATCGCTTCGTTGCGACCGGTCGCTCTGACGCTGATGCCTTTGTTGCGCAAAAACTCAACCGCGTTTCGTCCTAAGCCGCTGGTTGCGCCGGTAACCAGTACCTTCATATCAGTCCACTGTGTTTAATAAAACGTCGTGCGCATTCTTCCGTGAATTACGTCGGTATGCAATGGGAAACGTGAAACAATACAGTAAGTTTTTACGATTTATCTGTGATTTGTTCTGCAAGTCTGGCTATTTTTTTTGCCATTCCCCGGAAAATAAACAGGTGCGCCGGGATCATCAGCAGCCAGTAGAAAAGCCCGGGCATGCCATGCGGGTGCCACCAGGCGCGCACGTCAATCTCGCGATGATCGCCCTTATCGTCAAGAGTAAAGCTCAGCCGTCCCAGTCCTGGCGCTTTCATGCCAAACAGCAGCGTGAGCTGTTTTTCCGGCTCGACGATAATCACTTTCCAGCTGTCTACGGTATCGCCCGGTTGAAGCAGGTCGTGTTCAGGGCGACCTTTTGCCAGCCGATGGCCGACCAGCAGATCCAGTGCGGCGCGGATCTTCCACAATGCATTGCCAAAGAAATAGCCCTCTTTGCCGCCGAGACGGTTCACGACCCGCCACAATGCCGGCAAACTGGCGGATGTCTTTACGGTAAACCCGGCCTGTTTGGCGAAAAAACCGTATTCCGGTCGCCAGCGGGCAAACGCCTGCGCGTCGTAGCCCCAGTCGCTGGAGTTCACCAGTTTCTCCTCTTCCTTCAGCGTGCTGCGTACGGCATCGTCAAAGGCGATAAGCTTTTGGGGTATCAATGCCCGCAGTTCGCTGTCATCGGCCAGCAGATCGTGTCTGAGGCCCTGTATCAACGCTTTCGCGGTGGTAGGCGGCACCGAGGTGATGACATTCAGAAACCAGACGGAAATCCAACTGGTGGGAAAGGGGATGGGGATAAGCCAGCGATGCTTGCCGCTCACCGTCATGAAATGTTCGAACTGCTGCTGGTAGCTAAGCACCTGTGGCCCGGCGGCCTCAAAGATCCGATGCTCACGAGACGGGTGATCCAGCAGGGCCACCAGATAATGCAGCAGGTTTTCCAGCGCGATGGGCGTGGTACGTGAACGCACCCAGCGTGGCGGGGTCAGCACCGGCAGGTTGTAGACCATGTCGCGCATCACTTCAAAAGCGGCGGAGCCGGCTCCGACGATGATCCCGGCGCGCAGTTCCGTTACCGGCACGCCAGACTCACGCAGGGTATCGGCGGTGATCTGCCGCGCCCGCAGGTGGTCGGACTGCTCGTGTTCCGGTGCCTGCAAGGAGCTGAGAAAAATCAGCTGCCCGACCGGCGTTTCACGCAGGGCATCACGCACGTTAAGCGCGACCTGACGTTCGTGGGCGATGAAATCGCCGCCTTCTCCCATACCGTGTACCAGATAGTAGACGGTATCAACATTCGTCAGCAGAGACGCAAGCTGCGTCGGCCAGTTCAGATCGACCTTATGACAACTGACGTTGGGCAACTGCTGTTTTTCCAGTCGTTCAATGCGACGTGCCGCCGCCAGTACCTGATGTCCTTGCTGGCTGAGCGCCTGCACCAGATGCTGACCAATGTAACCACTGGCGCCAAGAACTACTATGCGTTGCGGCACATCTCTCTCCTTAACGATTCAGGAACGCGCGCCAGTGAGCGACGACATCAGCAAGCTGTTCCCGCGAAACATCCAGATGGGTCACCAGACGGACAACCGGCGATGCGTTGATCAGCACGCCCTGTGCTTTCATGTGCTCACCCAGGGCTGCGGCGTTGGCTTCTCCGACGCGGACAAACAGCATATTGGTGTCGTGACGCATCACGTCCGCCCCGGCTTCCCGTAGCTGCTCTGCCAGCCAGGCCGCGTTGTCGTGATCGTCCTGCAGGCGCGCAACGTTATTTTTCAGGGCATACAGTCCGGCTGCCGCCAGGATACCGGCCTGACGCATGCCGCCGCCGGTCATTTTGCGCCAGCGGGTAGCGCGCTTGATGTAATCGCGGCTGCCGACCAGTAGCGATCCGACCGGCGTCCCCAGCCCTTTGGACAGGCAGATGGTAAAGGAGTCGCAATACTGCACGATCTCTTTGAGTTCACAACCGTAGGCCACGACGGCGTTAAAAATACGCGCGCCATCAACATGCAGCGCCAGACCGCGCTCACGGGTGAATTCCCATGCCTCTTTCAGATACTCGCGCGGCAGCACTTTGCCGTTGTGGGTATTTTCCAGGCTTAGCAGGCGGGTACGGGCAAAGTGAATGTCATCCGCCTTTATTTTGGCGGCGACTTTATCCAGCGGCAGCGTACCGTCGGCCGCGGCGTCAATCGGTTGCGGCTGAATGCTGCCGAGCACCGCCGCGCCGCCGGCTTCATACAGATAGTTATGTGCCCCCTGACCGGCGATATACTCTTCGCCGCGCTCGCAGTGGCTAAGTAGCGCCACGAGGTTGGCCTGGGTGCCGGTGGGTAAAAATAACGCCGCTTCTTTACCTGAAAGGTCAGCGGCGTATTGTTGGAGAGCGTTAACGGTGGGGTCATCCCCGTACACGTCGTCCCCGACCGGGGCGGCCATCATTTCTTCAAGCATGGCGCGACCCGGACGGGTGACGGTATCACTGCGTAGATCGATCATTGCACATCCCTATTGTTTGAAAGGCGATGTGCATTGTTTTACCTGAGCCAGTTGGTTTTTGCCAGTTCGATCACCTCATCGCCGCGACCGCTGATGATGGCGCGTAGCATATACAGGCTGAAGCCTTTGGCCTGCTCCAGTTTGATCTGTGGCGGAATGGCCAGTTCTTCTTTCGCGACAACCACATCCACCAGCACCGGGCCGTCGATTGACAGGGCGCGCTGTAGCGCTTCATCGACGTCAGCGGCTTTTTCCACCCGAATACCGGTGATGCCGCACGCTTCGGCAATGCGTGCAAAGTTAGTGTCGTGCAACTCCGTGCCGTCGGTGAGATAACCACCGGCCTTCATCTCCATCGCCACAAAACCCAGCACGCTGTTATTAAAGACCACGATTTTGACCGGGAGCTTCATCTGGACCACCGACAGGAAATCCCCCATCAGCATACTGAATCCGCCGTCGCCGCACATGGCAATGACCTGACGTCCCGGCGCGGTGGCCTGTGCGCCCAGCGCCTGCGGCATGGCGTTAGCCATCGAACCGTGGTTAAACGAGCCTAACAGACGGCGCTTGCCGTTCATTTTAAGGTAGCGGGCGGCCCACACCGTCGGCGTACCGACGTCGCAGGTAAAGATGGCGTCATCGGCGGCAAAGTGGCTGATTTGCTGCGCCAGGTACTGCGGGTGAATCGCCTTTTCGCTGGGTTTGGCGAGATCGTCGAGGCCCTTACGCGCATCGCGATAATCGCTCAACGCCTTGTCGAGGAATTTACGCTCGGTCTTTTCTTCCACCAGTGGCAGCAGCGCCGTCAGCGTGGCTTTGATATCACCGATCAGCGCCATATCGACCTTACTGTGCGCGCCGATGCTGCCGGGGTTGATATCAATCTGAATAATTTTGGCGTCAGTTGGGTAGAACGCGCGGTAGGGGAACTGCGTACCGAGGAGCACCAGCGTATCGGCATTCATCATGGTATGGAAGCCGGATGAGAAGCCGATCAGTCCGGTCATCCCCACATCGTATGGGTTGTCATATTCGACATGCTCTTTGCCGCGCAGGGCGTGAACAATGGGGGCTTTAATTTTGGCGGCGAACTCGACCAGTTCTTTATGCGCACCCGCGCAGCCGCTGCCGCACATCAGGGCGATATTGCTGGAGTAGCGTAACAGTTGGGCCAGCTTTCTTAACTCTTCTTCCGCGGGCGTGACGATCGGTAAGGGCGCGTGATACCAGTGGCTGCTGGCGCTTTCTGGCGCCGGTTTTAACGCCACATCGCCCGGTAATACCACCACCGAGACGCCGCGATTGAGCACCGCTTTTCGCATGGCAATCGCCAGGACCTGGGGGATCTGTTCCGGGCTGGAAACGAGCTCGCAATAGTGGCTGCATTCGCGAAACAGCTCCTGTGGGTGCGTCTCCTGGAAATATCCGCTGCCAATTTCGCTGGAAGGAATATGGGCGGCGATGGCCAGCACCGGGACGTGGTTACGGTGACAATCAAACAGACCGTTAATCAGATGCAGGTTACCGGGTCCACAAGACCCTGCGCAAACCGCCAGTTCGCCGGTCAACTGCGCCTCCGCACCCGCCGCAAACGCGGCAACCTCTTCATGACGGGTCGACATCCACTCAATCGTTCCCATGCGATTGAGGCTGTCGCTCAGGCCGTTCAGCGAATCGCCCGTCACGCCCCAGATACGTTTCACCCCTGCCTGTTCCAGTGTTTTAGCAATAAAAGCGGCAACCGTTTGTTTCATGGTTTTCCATCTCCTTAATTGTGATACCGGTTACAAGTTTAGATGAAGATACTGATTACGCTGCGTGGCACCCCCTTATTTTCAGCAGCTTCCTTTCAGGGGGGATAACGCGTAGCGTGAAAAAAATCAGAGTGAACCAGGGGTAAATTCAGATGCTTACAACATTGTTAAATACAGTGAATCGGATGCTGACGCACGAGGATTTTGGCAAGTTTTTATTACGCCTGGCGGTTGGGGGATTGATGCTGTTCCACGGGCTGCATAAGCTGTTTGCCGGGATTGATGGCATCAGCGGAATGCTGATTGCCAAAGGGCTGCCGGGCTTTATTGCGTACGGCGTGCTGGTGGGGGAAGTGATAGCGCCTTGCCTTATTATTCTCGGGATCCTGACGCGTCCGGCGGCGCTGGTGCTGGCGTTCACCATGATTGTGGCGTGGCTGATGGTCGGGATGAATGAAACCTGGGCGCTGGATAAAACCGGGGCATGGGCAATTGAAAGCCTGGTCTATTTCTTTATCGGCGCGCTGGCGGTGGCGTTTCTCGGTGCAGGACGGTTTTCGGTCGCTGGCAATTCAGCCTGGCGGTGAGGAATTGCCGGATGGCGGCGTAAACGCCTTATCCGGCCTACAATTGCTCTCGTAGGCCTGATAAGCGCAGCGCCATCCGGCAATCTGCTATCAGGCGAGTACTAAGTCGCCCTGCGGATGGCAGGAACAGGCTAGCACGTAGCCGTCGGCGATTTCGGCATCGGTCAGCGTCATCGTGCTGCTGACCGTATAGTCGCCGGAAACCACTTTGGTTTTACAGCAACCGCAGACGCCCGCGCGGCAGGCAACGGTGACGGGCACCTTGTTGCTCTCCAGCGCATCCAGCAGCGTCGTACCGACCGGCGCGTAAAATTCTTTCGCCGGCTGTAGCTTCGTAAATTTCAGACCGCTGGTTGCCGCTTCCGCTACCGGGGTGAAGAACTGTTCTTTAAAGAAGCGCGTTACGCCCAGCGCTTTCACTTCCTGCTCGACCAGATCCATATACGGCGCCGGGCCACAGGTCATCACCGTGCGGGAGGCCAGATCCGGTACCTGTTGCAACAGTTCCGTGGTCAGGCGACCGGCGGCAAAACCGGCGGTGGCGTTGTTTTCCGCCACCAGCGTGACCGGATACTGACGCCACTCTTCGGCAAAAATGACATCCTGCGGCGAGCGCACGTTGAAGATCACCTGCACGTCAGCATGTGGACGGTACTTCGCCAACCAGCGGCGCATCGACATGATCGGCGTAACGCCACAGCCAGCTGCCAGCATCAGGAACTTATCATCGGCTTTATCTTCGCAGGTGAAATCGCCCATCGCATCGGACAGCCAGAGGTAGTCGCCGCGCTTCACGTCGCGGGTTAACCACTGTGAGCCCGCACCGTCGTCAATCCGGCGAACGGTCAGCGTAATGTATTCGCTGACCCCCGGCGTTGAAGAGAGCGTGTAAGCGCGCAGTGTTTCCGCAGAATTACGCACGCTGATCAGTGCATACTGCCCGGCGCGATACGGATAATAGTCGTGGCACAACAACGAAATTGTCCATACATCCGGCGTTTCCTGATGGATGTGATGAACCTGCATCCGCCATGGGCACTGATGAGTTGGCATTGTCATTCTTTACTCCTTACGCGCTCAGCAACTGCTTCATGTCTTCTTCAACGGTGGTCACGGAACGCAGACCAAATTTCTCGTTGAGTACCGCCAGCAGATCCGGCGTGAAGAAGCCAGGCGCCGTCGGGCCAGTGACGATGTTTTTCACACCGAGAGACAGCAGGGTCAGCAGAATCACGATTGCTTTCTGCTCGAACCAGGAGAGCACCAGAGACAGCGGCAGGTCGTTCACGCCACAGCCCAGTTTCTCAGCCAGCGTCACTGCCAGAATGATCGCGGAGTACGCATCGTTACACTGACCGGCATCAACCAGACGCGGCAGGCCTTCGATATCGCCGAATTCCAGCTTGTTGAAGCGATATTTACCGCAGGCCAGAGTCAGGATCAGGCAGTCATCCGGGACGCTGGTGGCGAAATCGGTGAAGTAGTTACGTTCACCGCGCGCGCCGTCACAGCCGCCGACCAGGAAGATGTGACGCAGTTTTTCACGGCTCACCAGATCGATCAGGGTGTCCGCCGCGCCCAGCAGGGTCTGACGACCGAAACCGACGGTGATCAGGTGCGGAATTTCACTGTACGGGAAGCCTGCCATTTGCTGCGCCTGCGCGATAACCGGACCGAAATCGTCGCCTTCCAGGTGGCTCACACCTGGCCAACCGACGATGCTGCGGGTCCAGATACGATCGTCGTAGCTGCCAACGGTCGGGTCGATGATGCAGTTAGAGGTCATCACGATAGGGCCAGGGAAGCGGGCGAATTCGACCTGCTGGTTCTGCCAGCCGCTACCGTAGTTACCAATCAGATGCTTGAATTTACGCAGTTCAGGATAGCCGTGCGCTGGCAGCATTTCACCGTGGGTGTAGACGTTAACGCCAGTGCCTTCGGTTTGTTCCAGCAGGTTATACAGATCTTTCAGGTCATGACCTGAGATCAGGATGCACTTCCCTTCGGTCGCTTTAACGTTAACCTGGGTCGGCGTCGGGTGGCCGTATTTGGTGGTTTCACCGGCATCCAGAATGCTCATCACTTTGAAGTTCATCTGGCCGATTTCCATTGAGCACTCCAGCAGAGCGTTCATATCGGAAGGCCAGGTACCCAGCCACGCCATGATTTTATGGTACTGCGCATAGATATCGTTGTCGTACTGACCGAGAACGTGCGCGTGCTCCATATAAGCCGCCGCACCTTTCAGACCATACAGGCACAGCAGACGCAGGCCGAGAATGTTCTCGCCAATCGCGGCTTTGTCTTTGTTCGGGGTAAATTCGGCAGCCTGGCGTTGCAGGTCGCCCAGATCGTCGCTAACCAGTTGCAGGTCAGCCATAGGGTTGTCGCAGTGCGCATTGGCGTCAACGCTCAGGCACTGGGCCTTTAGCGCTTCACGCATCGCGATAGCGTCGCGAGCATAGCCGACGATACGTGGAGAGTCGAAGTTAACGTTGGTCAGCGTGGAGAAGAAAGCACGCGGGGCAAAGTTATCAACGTCATGATTAATGATGCCATATTCACGAGCTTTAGCCGCCCATGCAGACAGACCTTGTAGGGAGGCAATCAGCAGGTCCTGCAGATCAGAGGTTTCAGCCGTTTTACCGCACATACCCTGCGCGTAAGAGCAGCCGTTTCCTGCCGGAGTTCGGATGGTTTGTTCACATTGCACACAAAACATGGTCACACCTTTTAAAGTTATATTTAATATACATGTTTAAGATTATGCCTGTGCGCAGAGGGATAAAAGGGATTTCTGATACAACTTACAGGGAGATTGATTTAGCGCAATTTTGGCGGCAGAGGCCTACCGCCAAAGAGGGAGTTAAGCGGAGAAAAAAGCCATCAAAATGGGTACCAGCAAACTGAGGATAAAGCCGTGAACAATCGCCGCCGGAACCATCTCCAGGCCACCGGTACGCTGTAAAACCGGCAGGGTAAAGTCCATTGACGTGGCGCCACACAGCCCCAGCGCGGTAGAACGACTGCGACGCACCAGACCTGGAATCAGCATAATCGCGAGCAGTTCGCGCGCCAGATCGTTAAAGAACGCGGCGCTGCCGATCACCGGACCGTACGATTCGGTCAGCAAAATACCAGAAAGGGAGTACCAGCCAAAACCTGACGCCATCGCCAGCGCGGTTTTCACTGGCAGACCGAGAATCAACGCGTTAATCAGGCCGCCAATCATGGAGCTGGCGACGACCACGACCGCCACAATCATGCCACGCCGGTTCAGGACAATCTGCTTTAACGTCATTCCGCTGTTGCGTAACTGGATGCCGACCAACAGCAGCAGCAGGATCAGCGTATATTCGCTTGCTTCTGTGGCGTGCTGCAAAATGGGCAGCGCGCTCAACCCCAGCAAAAAGCCGACCACTACCACGCCGCACAGCTTCAGTGATTCAAGCGCCATCGCGATACGGGAGGGCAGTTTCTCTTGTTGGTGATTATGTCGCCAGGGTAATGCGCGTTCCAGCCACAGTAATGCGGCAATATTACACAGCAAAATAACGGTAATGCTAACGGCGGAATAGTGAAATATCGCCAGCAGGTTGCTCGCCAGATTATCCAGAAAGGCCAGACTGATCCCCATAAAAAAGAGAATCAGATAAACCATCCAGCTCAATAGTCGATTGATCAGTTTTAATGCCGCGGTGTGTCGAAGCGGAATGAGATAACCCGCTATCAGCGGAAGCAGAATGATGAGAAGTCCTGAAAACATGAACAGCCGGGTCCTTTGAATTAGCGAGACAGCGCCATGACACTACCCAATAACGCGGGTTCAGTAAAGATGCAAAATAAAAGCCGGAAAAGGACGATACCTTATCCGGCTGAAGCGCGTTTGACCCGACGGGTATGCGCCGTCGGGCGTTCTGACATTAATCGCGTTTTTCGAGCAACGTACGGTAAATAAGACCGCCGAGAATACCGCCAATAATTGGCATCACCCAGAACAACCACAGCTGTTCTAACGCCCAACCGCCCTGGAAGATAGCGACCGCGGTGCTCCGCGCCGGGTTCACAGACGTATTGGTCACCGGAATGCTGATCAAGTGGATCAGGGTTAACGCCAGACCGATCGCGATCGGCGCAAAACCTGCCGGTGCGTGTTTGTCCGTTGCGCCATGAATCACCAGCAAGAAGCCGGCAGTCAACACGATTTCGATAA comes from the Citrobacter amalonaticus genome and includes:
- the hcr gene encoding NADH oxidoreductase, producing the protein MTMPTHQCPWRMQVHHIHQETPDVWTISLLCHDYYPYRAGQYALISVRNSAETLRAYTLSSTPGVSEYITLTVRRIDDGAGSQWLTRDVKRGDYLWLSDAMGDFTCEDKADDKFLMLAAGCGVTPIMSMRRWLAKYRPHADVQVIFNVRSPQDVIFAEEWRQYPVTLVAENNATAGFAAGRLTTELLQQVPDLASRTVMTCGPAPYMDLVEQEVKALGVTRFFKEQFFTPVAEAATSGLKFTKLQPAKEFYAPVGTTLLDALESNKVPVTVACRAGVCGCCKTKVVSGDYTVSSTMTLTDAEIADGYVLACSCHPQGDLVLA
- a CDS encoding NAD-dependent epimerase/dehydratase family protein, with translation MKVLVTGATSGLGRNAVEFLRNKGISVRATGRNEAMGKLLEKMGAEFVHADLTELVSSQAKVMLAGIDTLWHCSSFTSPWGTQEAFDLANVRATRRLGEWAVAWGVRNFVHISSPSLYFDYHHHRDIKEDFRPHRFANEFARSKAAGEEVISLLAQANPQTRFTVLRPQSLFGPHDKVFIPRLAHMMHHYGSVLLPHGGSAMVDMTYYENAIHAMWLASQELCDSLPSGRVYNITNGEPRSLRSIVQKLIDELNIHCRIRSVPYPMLDMIARSLEHFGNKSAKEPALTHYGVSKLNFDFTLDISRAEAELGYKPVVTLDEGIVQTAAWLRDHGKLHR
- the hcp gene encoding hydroxylamine reductase, which codes for MFCVQCEQTIRTPAGNGCSYAQGMCGKTAETSDLQDLLIASLQGLSAWAAKAREYGIINHDVDNFAPRAFFSTLTNVNFDSPRIVGYARDAIAMREALKAQCLSVDANAHCDNPMADLQLVSDDLGDLQRQAAEFTPNKDKAAIGENILGLRLLCLYGLKGAAAYMEHAHVLGQYDNDIYAQYHKIMAWLGTWPSDMNALLECSMEIGQMNFKVMSILDAGETTKYGHPTPTQVNVKATEGKCILISGHDLKDLYNLLEQTEGTGVNVYTHGEMLPAHGYPELRKFKHLIGNYGSGWQNQQVEFARFPGPIVMTSNCIIDPTVGSYDDRIWTRSIVGWPGVSHLEGDDFGPVIAQAQQMAGFPYSEIPHLITVGFGRQTLLGAADTLIDLVSREKLRHIFLVGGCDGARGERNYFTDFATSVPDDCLILTLACGKYRFNKLEFGDIEGLPRLVDAGQCNDAYSAIILAVTLAEKLGCGVNDLPLSLVLSWFEQKAIVILLTLLSLGVKNIVTGPTAPGFFTPDLLAVLNEKFGLRSVTTVEEDMKQLLSA
- a CDS encoding N-acetylmuramoyl-L-alanine amidase, which codes for MRKGLWLAAFALFLAGCAGEKGIVDKDGYQLDTRHQAQAAYPRIKVLVIHYTADDFDSSLATLTDKNVSSHYLIPSVPPLHRGKPRIWQLVPEQDLAWHAGISFWRGATRINDTSIGIELENRGWQKSAGDKYFAPFEPAQIQALIPLAKDIIARYDIKPQNVVAHADIAPQRKDDPGPLFPWRALAEQGIGAWPDAQRVNFYLAGRAPHAPVEMASLLDLLSRYGYEVKPEMTAREQQRVVMAFQMHFRPTLWNGVADAETQAIAEALLEKYGQG
- a CDS encoding lysine exporter LysO family protein; this encodes MFSGLLIILLPLIAGYLIPLRHTAALKLINRLLSWMVYLILFFMGISLAFLDNLASNLLAIFHYSAVSITVILLCNIAALLWLERALPWRHNHQQEKLPSRIAMALESLKLCGVVVVGFLLGLSALPILQHATEASEYTLILLLLLVGIQLRNSGMTLKQIVLNRRGMIVAVVVVASSMIGGLINALILGLPVKTALAMASGFGWYSLSGILLTESYGPVIGSAAFFNDLARELLAIMLIPGLVRRSRSTALGLCGATSMDFTLPVLQRTGGLEMVPAAIVHGFILSLLVPILMAFFSA
- a CDS encoding DoxX family protein yields the protein MLTTLLNTVNRMLTHEDFGKFLLRLAVGGLMLFHGLHKLFAGIDGISGMLIAKGLPGFIAYGVLVGEVIAPCLIILGILTRPAALVLAFTMIVAWLMVGMNETWALDKTGAWAIESLVYFFIGALAVAFLGAGRFSVAGNSAWR
- a CDS encoding SDR family oxidoreductase codes for the protein MPQRIVVLGASGYIGQHLVQALSQQGHQVLAAARRIERLEKQQLPNVSCHKVDLNWPTQLASLLTNVDTVYYLVHGMGEGGDFIAHERQVALNVRDALRETPVGQLIFLSSLQAPEHEQSDHLRARQITADTLRESGVPVTELRAGIIVGAGSAAFEVMRDMVYNLPVLTPPRWVRSRTTPIALENLLHYLVALLDHPSREHRIFEAAGPQVLSYQQQFEHFMTVSGKHRWLIPIPFPTSWISVWFLNVITSVPPTTAKALIQGLRHDLLADDSELRALIPQKLIAFDDAVRSTLKEEEKLVNSSDWGYDAQAFARWRPEYGFFAKQAGFTVKTSASLPALWRVVNRLGGKEGYFFGNALWKIRAALDLLVGHRLAKGRPEHDLLQPGDTVDSWKVIIVEPEKQLTLLFGMKAPGLGRLSFTLDDKGDHREIDVRAWWHPHGMPGLFYWLLMIPAHLFIFRGMAKKIARLAEQITDKS
- the poxB gene encoding ubiquinone-dependent pyruvate dehydrogenase; the encoded protein is MKQTVAAFIAKTLEQAGVKRIWGVTGDSLNGLSDSLNRMGTIEWMSTRHEEVAAFAAGAEAQLTGELAVCAGSCGPGNLHLINGLFDCHRNHVPVLAIAAHIPSSEIGSGYFQETHPQELFRECSHYCELVSSPEQIPQVLAIAMRKAVLNRGVSVVVLPGDVALKPAPESASSHWYHAPLPIVTPAEEELRKLAQLLRYSSNIALMCGSGCAGAHKELVEFAAKIKAPIVHALRGKEHVEYDNPYDVGMTGLIGFSSGFHTMMNADTLVLLGTQFPYRAFYPTDAKIIQIDINPGSIGAHSKVDMALIGDIKATLTALLPLVEEKTERKFLDKALSDYRDARKGLDDLAKPSEKAIHPQYLAQQISHFAADDAIFTCDVGTPTVWAARYLKMNGKRRLLGSFNHGSMANAMPQALGAQATAPGRQVIAMCGDGGFSMLMGDFLSVVQMKLPVKIVVFNNSVLGFVAMEMKAGGYLTDGTELHDTNFARIAEACGITGIRVEKAADVDEALQRALSIDGPVLVDVVVAKEELAIPPQIKLEQAKGFSLYMLRAIISGRGDEVIELAKTNWLR
- the ltaE gene encoding low-specificity L-threonine aldolase; translated protein: MIDLRSDTVTRPGRAMLEEMMAAPVGDDVYGDDPTVNALQQYAADLSGKEAALFLPTGTQANLVALLSHCERGEEYIAGQGAHNYLYEAGGAAVLGSIQPQPIDAAADGTLPLDKVAAKIKADDIHFARTRLLSLENTHNGKVLPREYLKEAWEFTRERGLALHVDGARIFNAVVAYGCELKEIVQYCDSFTICLSKGLGTPVGSLLVGSRDYIKRATRWRKMTGGGMRQAGILAAAGLYALKNNVARLQDDHDNAAWLAEQLREAGADVMRHDTNMLFVRVGEANAAALGEHMKAQGVLINASPVVRLVTHLDVSREQLADVVAHWRAFLNR